In a single window of the Arachis hypogaea cultivar Tifrunner chromosome 6, arahy.Tifrunner.gnm2.J5K5, whole genome shotgun sequence genome:
- the LOC112805675 gene encoding acyltransferase GLAUCE-like: protein MELLEKVIVYPEQSTLNKRIFLSNIDLYLVVYQDNIFFFDPPSSKMSFSKIFNKLCNAFSKLLVHYDFMAGRLVQSLEDSHRFEIDCNDAGIVVIAARIDRKLSEFGDIFAPNQNLEEFAIFLQGEQEEEIDLKEKPLLSVQLTQFACESLTLTTHYNHCTLDGLAVRDFGANLAALTRGDPLIIVPFADRTLLRARNPPKISYPHFEYGKATNIENLFSVRGISGGINVRQNVIQNQIQILYLSPQQIASFKMKAINDCNLKNVTTFHVVAGKIWKARTIATKMLDDKVTTMLFPVDVRKRVFPELPYGFAGNALVPGFARATVKELTELEDAYHIRKVQEGIERLDDEYIKSSIDWLELNKGVPCREDSFSLVSGLRLGLEDQHFAWGKLKCSTPLTVKSGLVMLLPAAPDDGGLNVCLDLPEDQMYIFRRIMLEF from the exons ATGGAACTGCTGGAGAAAGTAATTGTTTATCCCGAGCAATCCACTCTCAATAAGCGAATTTTCTTGTCCAATATTGACTTATATCTTGTTGTTTACCAAGACAATATCTTCTTCTTTGATCCTCCAAGTAGCAAAATgagtttttctaaaattttcaacaaattaTGCAATGCATTTAGTAAATTGCTTGTGCATTATGACTTTATGGCTGGTCGACTTGTGCAAAGTTTGGAGGACAGTCATCGGTTTGAAATAGACTGTAATGATGCTGGTATTGTGGTTATTGCTGCAAGAATTGATAGAAAGTTGAGTGAATTTGGTGATATTTTTGCACCTAATCAAAATTTAGAGGAATTTGCTATATTTCTCCAaggagaacaggaagaagaaatcGACTTGAAAGAAAAACCCCTTTTATCGGTACAG CTGACACAATTTGCTTGCGAAAGTTTGACACTAACTACTCACTACAACCATTGCACACTAGACGGTTTAGCAGTAAGAGATTTTGGGGCAAACTTGGCTGCATTAACACGTGGTGATCCCCTAATCATAGTTCCTTTTGCAGATAGGACATTGCTAAGAGCAAGAAACCCACCAAAGATTAGTTATCCACATTTTGAATATGGAAAAGCTACAAACATTGAAAACTTGTTTAGTGTTCGTGGAATAAGTGGTGGCATTAATGTAAGACAAAATGTGATACAAAACCAAATTCAGATTCTTTATTTGTCTCCACAGCAAATTGCCAGCTTTAAAATGAAAGCTATTAACGATTGTAACTTAAAGAACGTGACTACTTTTCATGTTGTTGCCGGTAAAATATGGAAGGCAAGAACTATTGCGACAAAGATGTTAGATGATAAAGTGACGACAATGTTATTTCCTGTGGATGTTAGGAAAAGAGTTTTTCCAGAACTTCCATATGGCTTTGCAG GCAATGCTTTGGTTCCTGGATTTGCAAGAGCAACTGTGAAGGAGCTCACAGAATTAGAGGATGCTTATCATATCAGAAAAGTACAAGAAGGAATTGAAAGATTGGATGACGAGTATATTAAGTCAAGCATAGATTGGTTAGAATTGAACAAAGGAGTACCTTGTAGGGAAGATAGTTTCTCATTGGTTTCAGGGTTGAGATTGGGGCTTGAGGACCAACATTTTGCATGGGGTAAATTAAAATGTTCAACACCACTTACTGTTAAGTCAGGTCTAGTCATGCTATTACCAGCAGCACCAGATGATGGAGGTCTTAATGTTTGTTTGGATTTACCAGAAGATCAAATGTACATATTTCGTAGGATAATGCTAGAATTCTAA